One Peromyscus leucopus breed LL Stock chromosome 14, UCI_PerLeu_2.1, whole genome shotgun sequence genomic window carries:
- the Nedd4 gene encoding E3 ubiquitin-protein ligase NEDD4 isoform X2 translates to MDRPYTFKDFVLHPRSHKSRVKGYLRLKMTYLPKNCSSDDENADQAEELEPDWVVLDQPDAASNLEHPEPAPLPPGWEERQDVLGRTYYVNHESRRTQWKRPSPDDDLTDAENGNIQLQAQRAFTTRRQISEEVDSADNRESPENWEIIREDENAVYSGQAFQSPPSGHVDVQARLAEELDTRLAVYGNPATGQPVTSSNHSSGSGGLQACIFEEQPALPVDDPTSKVPAELKAKTPVDPSNDLGPLPPGWEERTHTDGRVFYINHNTKKTQWEDPRMQDAATAGPAVPYSRDYKRKYEFFRRKMKKQNDIPNKFEMKLRRANVLEDSYRRIMGVKKADVLKARLWIEFDGEKGLDYGGVAREWFFLISKEMFNPYYGLFEYSATDNYTLQINPNSGLCNEDHLSYFKFIGRVAGMAVYHGKLLDGFFIRPFYKMMLQKVITLHDMESVDSEYYSSLRWILENDPTELDLRFIIDEELFGQTHQHELKTGGSEIVVTNKNKKEYIYLVIQWRFVNRIQKQMAAFKEGFFELIPQDLIKIFDENELELLMCGLGDVDVGDWKDHTKYKNGYSPNHQVIQWFWKAVLMMDSEKRIRLLQFVTGTSRVPMNGFAELYGSNGPQSFTVEQWGTPDKLPRAHTCFNRLDLPPYESFEELSDKLQMAIENTQGFDGVD, encoded by the exons CCACAAGTCAAGAGTCAAAGGTTATCTGAGATTAAAAATGACCTACTTACCGAAGAACTGCAGCTCGGATGATGAGAATGCAGATCAGGCGGAGGAGTTAGAG CCTGACTGGGTTGTTTTGGACCAACCAGATGCTGCTAGCAATTTGGAGCATCCAGaacctgctcccctccccccaggatgGGAAGAGAGGCAGGATGTCCTTGGGAGGACCTACTATGTCAACCATGAATCTCGACGGACACAGTGGAAAAGGCCAAGCCCTGA CGATGACCTGACAGATGCTGAGAACGGAAACATTCAGCTTCAGGCTCAGCGGGCATTTACCACCAGGCGGCAGATATCGGAGGAAGTGGACAGTGCCGACAACCGCGAGTCCCCTGAG AATTGGGAAATTATACGAGAAGATGAAAACGCTGTGTATAGCGGTCAGGCCTTCCAATCACCTCCGTCGGGTCACGTAGATGTGCAGGCTCGCCTTGCAGAGGAGTTAGATACCAGACTCGCTGTGTATGGAAATCCggccactggccagccagtcaccAGCTCT AATCATTCCAGCGGAAGTGGCGGCTTGCAAGCCTGTATCTTTGAGGAACAGCCTGCACTTCCTGTG GACGATCCAACATCCAAAGTCCCTGCTGAACTAAAAGCGAAGACACCAGTTGACCCATCCAATGACCTCGGACCTTTACCT CCCGGCTGGGAAGAAAGGACCCACACGGATGGGAGAGTCTTCTATATAAATCACA aCACAAAGAAGACCCAGTGGGAAGACCCTCGGATGCAGGACGCGGCAACAGCTGGACCA GCCGTGCCCTACTCCAGGGATTACAAAAGGAAGTACGAGTTCTTCCGCAGAAAGATGAAGAAGCAG AATGACATTCcaaataaatttgaaatgaaaCTGCGCCGCGCAAATGTTCTGGAGGATTCTTACCGCAGAATTATGGGTGTGAAGAAAGCGGACGTCCTGAAGGCTCGACTCTGGATTGAGTTTGATGGCGAAAAGGGACTTGATTATGGAGGAGTTGCTCGGGAATGGTTCTTCCTCATTTCAAAGGAGATGTTTAACCCTTATTATGGGCTGTTTGAATATTCTGCTAC GGATAATTACACCCTCCAGATAAATCCAAACTCGGGCTTGTGTAACGAAGATCACCTCTCGTACTTCAAATTCATCGGTCGTGTGGCTGGGATGGCAGTTTATCACGGCAAGCTGCTGGATG gCTTTTTCATCCGCCCCTTTTACAAGATGATGCTTCAGAAAGTGATAACGCTGCACGACATGGAGTCCGTG GATAGTGAATATTACAGTTCACTGCGCTGGATTCTTGAGAATGACCCGACGGAGCTGGACCTCAGATTTATCATAGATGAGGAACTCTTTGGACAG ACACATCAACATGAACTGAAAACTGGAGGCTCGGAGATTGTTGTcaccaacaagaacaaaaaggagTATATTTA CCTTGTTATACAGTGGCGATTTGTGAACCGAATCCAGAAGCAAATGGCTGCTTTCAAAGAG GGATTTTTTGAACTGATACCCCAGGATCTCATCAAGATATTCGATGAAAATGAATTGGAG CTTCTCATGTGTGGTCTGGGAGATGTGGATGTGGGCGACTGGAAGGATCATACAAAGTACAAAAATGGCTACAGCCCAAACCACCAGGTCATCCAGTGGTTCTGGAAG GCTGTTTTAATGATGGACTCAGAAAAAAGAATTCGCTTGCTTCAGTTTGTTACAGGCACATCCCGTGTGCCTATGAATGGGTTTGCTGAACTCTATG GCTCGAATGGACCACAGTCCTTCACAGTTGAACAGTGGGGCACCCCTGATAAGCTGCCGAGGGCGCATACCTG CTTCAATCGTCTGGACCTGCCGCCCTATGAGTCATTTGAAGAACTTTCGGATAAGCTTCAGATGGCGATTGAGAACACTCAGGGCTTTGATGGGGTCGATTAG
- the Nedd4 gene encoding E3 ubiquitin-protein ligase NEDD4 isoform X1 — MDRPYTFKDFVLHPRSHKSRVKGYLRLKMTYLPKNCSSDDENADQAEELEPDWVVLDQPDAASNLEHPEPAPLPPGWEERQDVLGRTYYVNHESRRTQWKRPSPDDDLTDAENGNIQLQAQRAFTTRRQISEEVDSADNRESPENWEIIREDENAVYSGQAFQSPPSGHVDVQARLAEELDTRLAVYGNPATGQPVTSSNHSSGSGGLQACIFEEQPALPVLLPTSSGLPPGWEEKHDEKGRAYYVDHNTKTTTWAKPTLQDDPTSKVPAELKAKTPVDPSNDLGPLPPGWEERTHTDGRVFYINHNTKKTQWEDPRMQDAATAGPAVPYSRDYKRKYEFFRRKMKKQNDIPNKFEMKLRRANVLEDSYRRIMGVKKADVLKARLWIEFDGEKGLDYGGVAREWFFLISKEMFNPYYGLFEYSATDNYTLQINPNSGLCNEDHLSYFKFIGRVAGMAVYHGKLLDGFFIRPFYKMMLQKVITLHDMESVDSEYYSSLRWILENDPTELDLRFIIDEELFGQTHQHELKTGGSEIVVTNKNKKEYIYLVIQWRFVNRIQKQMAAFKEGFFELIPQDLIKIFDENELELLMCGLGDVDVGDWKDHTKYKNGYSPNHQVIQWFWKAVLMMDSEKRIRLLQFVTGTSRVPMNGFAELYGSNGPQSFTVEQWGTPDKLPRAHTCFNRLDLPPYESFEELSDKLQMAIENTQGFDGVD; from the exons CCACAAGTCAAGAGTCAAAGGTTATCTGAGATTAAAAATGACCTACTTACCGAAGAACTGCAGCTCGGATGATGAGAATGCAGATCAGGCGGAGGAGTTAGAG CCTGACTGGGTTGTTTTGGACCAACCAGATGCTGCTAGCAATTTGGAGCATCCAGaacctgctcccctccccccaggatgGGAAGAGAGGCAGGATGTCCTTGGGAGGACCTACTATGTCAACCATGAATCTCGACGGACACAGTGGAAAAGGCCAAGCCCTGA CGATGACCTGACAGATGCTGAGAACGGAAACATTCAGCTTCAGGCTCAGCGGGCATTTACCACCAGGCGGCAGATATCGGAGGAAGTGGACAGTGCCGACAACCGCGAGTCCCCTGAG AATTGGGAAATTATACGAGAAGATGAAAACGCTGTGTATAGCGGTCAGGCCTTCCAATCACCTCCGTCGGGTCACGTAGATGTGCAGGCTCGCCTTGCAGAGGAGTTAGATACCAGACTCGCTGTGTATGGAAATCCggccactggccagccagtcaccAGCTCT AATCATTCCAGCGGAAGTGGCGGCTTGCAAGCCTGTATCTTTGAGGAACAGCCTGCACTTCCTGTG CTTTTGCCTACTTCATCTGGATTGCCACCAGGTTGGGAAGAAAAACACGATGAAAAAGGACGGGCCTACTACGTAGACCACAATACCAAAACAACCACGTGGGCCAAGCCCACCCTGCAG GACGATCCAACATCCAAAGTCCCTGCTGAACTAAAAGCGAAGACACCAGTTGACCCATCCAATGACCTCGGACCTTTACCT CCCGGCTGGGAAGAAAGGACCCACACGGATGGGAGAGTCTTCTATATAAATCACA aCACAAAGAAGACCCAGTGGGAAGACCCTCGGATGCAGGACGCGGCAACAGCTGGACCA GCCGTGCCCTACTCCAGGGATTACAAAAGGAAGTACGAGTTCTTCCGCAGAAAGATGAAGAAGCAG AATGACATTCcaaataaatttgaaatgaaaCTGCGCCGCGCAAATGTTCTGGAGGATTCTTACCGCAGAATTATGGGTGTGAAGAAAGCGGACGTCCTGAAGGCTCGACTCTGGATTGAGTTTGATGGCGAAAAGGGACTTGATTATGGAGGAGTTGCTCGGGAATGGTTCTTCCTCATTTCAAAGGAGATGTTTAACCCTTATTATGGGCTGTTTGAATATTCTGCTAC GGATAATTACACCCTCCAGATAAATCCAAACTCGGGCTTGTGTAACGAAGATCACCTCTCGTACTTCAAATTCATCGGTCGTGTGGCTGGGATGGCAGTTTATCACGGCAAGCTGCTGGATG gCTTTTTCATCCGCCCCTTTTACAAGATGATGCTTCAGAAAGTGATAACGCTGCACGACATGGAGTCCGTG GATAGTGAATATTACAGTTCACTGCGCTGGATTCTTGAGAATGACCCGACGGAGCTGGACCTCAGATTTATCATAGATGAGGAACTCTTTGGACAG ACACATCAACATGAACTGAAAACTGGAGGCTCGGAGATTGTTGTcaccaacaagaacaaaaaggagTATATTTA CCTTGTTATACAGTGGCGATTTGTGAACCGAATCCAGAAGCAAATGGCTGCTTTCAAAGAG GGATTTTTTGAACTGATACCCCAGGATCTCATCAAGATATTCGATGAAAATGAATTGGAG CTTCTCATGTGTGGTCTGGGAGATGTGGATGTGGGCGACTGGAAGGATCATACAAAGTACAAAAATGGCTACAGCCCAAACCACCAGGTCATCCAGTGGTTCTGGAAG GCTGTTTTAATGATGGACTCAGAAAAAAGAATTCGCTTGCTTCAGTTTGTTACAGGCACATCCCGTGTGCCTATGAATGGGTTTGCTGAACTCTATG GCTCGAATGGACCACAGTCCTTCACAGTTGAACAGTGGGGCACCCCTGATAAGCTGCCGAGGGCGCATACCTG CTTCAATCGTCTGGACCTGCCGCCCTATGAGTCATTTGAAGAACTTTCGGATAAGCTTCAGATGGCGATTGAGAACACTCAGGGCTTTGATGGGGTCGATTAG
- the Nedd4 gene encoding E3 ubiquitin-protein ligase NEDD4 isoform X3, producing the protein MDRPYTFKDFVLHPRSHKSRVKGYLRLKMTYLPKNCSSDDENADQAEELEPDWVVLDQPDAASNLEHPEPAPLPPGWEERQDVLGRTYYVNHESRRTQWKRPSPDDDLTDAENGNIQLQAQRAFTTRRQISEEVDSADNRESPENHSSGSGGLQACIFEEQPALPVLLPTSSGLPPGWEEKHDEKGRAYYVDHNTKTTTWAKPTLQDDPTSKVPAELKAKTPVDPSNDLGPLPPGWEERTHTDGRVFYINHNTKKTQWEDPRMQDAATAGPAVPYSRDYKRKYEFFRRKMKKQNDIPNKFEMKLRRANVLEDSYRRIMGVKKADVLKARLWIEFDGEKGLDYGGVAREWFFLISKEMFNPYYGLFEYSATDNYTLQINPNSGLCNEDHLSYFKFIGRVAGMAVYHGKLLDGFFIRPFYKMMLQKVITLHDMESVDSEYYSSLRWILENDPTELDLRFIIDEELFGQTHQHELKTGGSEIVVTNKNKKEYIYLVIQWRFVNRIQKQMAAFKEGFFELIPQDLIKIFDENELELLMCGLGDVDVGDWKDHTKYKNGYSPNHQVIQWFWKAVLMMDSEKRIRLLQFVTGTSRVPMNGFAELYGSNGPQSFTVEQWGTPDKLPRAHTCFNRLDLPPYESFEELSDKLQMAIENTQGFDGVD; encoded by the exons CCACAAGTCAAGAGTCAAAGGTTATCTGAGATTAAAAATGACCTACTTACCGAAGAACTGCAGCTCGGATGATGAGAATGCAGATCAGGCGGAGGAGTTAGAG CCTGACTGGGTTGTTTTGGACCAACCAGATGCTGCTAGCAATTTGGAGCATCCAGaacctgctcccctccccccaggatgGGAAGAGAGGCAGGATGTCCTTGGGAGGACCTACTATGTCAACCATGAATCTCGACGGACACAGTGGAAAAGGCCAAGCCCTGA CGATGACCTGACAGATGCTGAGAACGGAAACATTCAGCTTCAGGCTCAGCGGGCATTTACCACCAGGCGGCAGATATCGGAGGAAGTGGACAGTGCCGACAACCGCGAGTCCCCTGAG AATCATTCCAGCGGAAGTGGCGGCTTGCAAGCCTGTATCTTTGAGGAACAGCCTGCACTTCCTGTG CTTTTGCCTACTTCATCTGGATTGCCACCAGGTTGGGAAGAAAAACACGATGAAAAAGGACGGGCCTACTACGTAGACCACAATACCAAAACAACCACGTGGGCCAAGCCCACCCTGCAG GACGATCCAACATCCAAAGTCCCTGCTGAACTAAAAGCGAAGACACCAGTTGACCCATCCAATGACCTCGGACCTTTACCT CCCGGCTGGGAAGAAAGGACCCACACGGATGGGAGAGTCTTCTATATAAATCACA aCACAAAGAAGACCCAGTGGGAAGACCCTCGGATGCAGGACGCGGCAACAGCTGGACCA GCCGTGCCCTACTCCAGGGATTACAAAAGGAAGTACGAGTTCTTCCGCAGAAAGATGAAGAAGCAG AATGACATTCcaaataaatttgaaatgaaaCTGCGCCGCGCAAATGTTCTGGAGGATTCTTACCGCAGAATTATGGGTGTGAAGAAAGCGGACGTCCTGAAGGCTCGACTCTGGATTGAGTTTGATGGCGAAAAGGGACTTGATTATGGAGGAGTTGCTCGGGAATGGTTCTTCCTCATTTCAAAGGAGATGTTTAACCCTTATTATGGGCTGTTTGAATATTCTGCTAC GGATAATTACACCCTCCAGATAAATCCAAACTCGGGCTTGTGTAACGAAGATCACCTCTCGTACTTCAAATTCATCGGTCGTGTGGCTGGGATGGCAGTTTATCACGGCAAGCTGCTGGATG gCTTTTTCATCCGCCCCTTTTACAAGATGATGCTTCAGAAAGTGATAACGCTGCACGACATGGAGTCCGTG GATAGTGAATATTACAGTTCACTGCGCTGGATTCTTGAGAATGACCCGACGGAGCTGGACCTCAGATTTATCATAGATGAGGAACTCTTTGGACAG ACACATCAACATGAACTGAAAACTGGAGGCTCGGAGATTGTTGTcaccaacaagaacaaaaaggagTATATTTA CCTTGTTATACAGTGGCGATTTGTGAACCGAATCCAGAAGCAAATGGCTGCTTTCAAAGAG GGATTTTTTGAACTGATACCCCAGGATCTCATCAAGATATTCGATGAAAATGAATTGGAG CTTCTCATGTGTGGTCTGGGAGATGTGGATGTGGGCGACTGGAAGGATCATACAAAGTACAAAAATGGCTACAGCCCAAACCACCAGGTCATCCAGTGGTTCTGGAAG GCTGTTTTAATGATGGACTCAGAAAAAAGAATTCGCTTGCTTCAGTTTGTTACAGGCACATCCCGTGTGCCTATGAATGGGTTTGCTGAACTCTATG GCTCGAATGGACCACAGTCCTTCACAGTTGAACAGTGGGGCACCCCTGATAAGCTGCCGAGGGCGCATACCTG CTTCAATCGTCTGGACCTGCCGCCCTATGAGTCATTTGAAGAACTTTCGGATAAGCTTCAGATGGCGATTGAGAACACTCAGGGCTTTGATGGGGTCGATTAG